Proteins from a single region of Streptomyces spinoverrucosus:
- a CDS encoding DUF2795 domain-containing protein: MQRGSDRLSVHRDEEMKHELQGLLRSGHPTRTEEWHDPEPTAEDDPRIAGGPVMPGSLAEVRLELGRILGRTAFPAGPGDLISALRRRNAPDALIEPLRRLPRSARYGNVQKLAEALTHGERRRET; the protein is encoded by the coding sequence ATGCAGCGAGGCAGTGACCGGCTGAGCGTCCACCGGGACGAAGAGATGAAGCACGAACTGCAGGGGCTGCTCAGGTCGGGCCACCCCACCCGCACGGAGGAGTGGCACGACCCCGAGCCCACCGCCGAGGACGACCCGCGCATCGCGGGCGGCCCGGTCATGCCGGGCTCGTTGGCGGAGGTCCGCCTGGAGCTGGGCCGGATCCTGGGCCGCACCGCGTTCCCGGCCGGCCCGGGCGACCTGATCAGCGCCCTGCGCCGGCGCAACGCGCCCGACGCCCTGATCGAGCCGCTGCGGCGGCTGCCCCGCTCGGCCCGCTACGGCAACGTGCAGAAGCTGGCCGAGGCCCTGACCCACGGTGAGCGGCGGAGGGAGACGTGA
- a CDS encoding CBS domain-containing protein produces the protein MADYVREVMTPGVVAVRPDASLVEAAQLMRAQDIGDVVVADGQRVVGVLTDRDITVRAVAEGIDPLTVSAASVCTPDPVVVGPQDPVSTAVALMREKAVRRLPVVEDGLPVGMVSLGDLALAQDPESALADISRAEPDTATRPAPDIRGPV, from the coding sequence ATGGCCGACTATGTGCGGGAAGTGATGACGCCGGGGGTGGTGGCGGTCCGGCCGGACGCCTCGCTGGTGGAGGCGGCGCAGCTGATGCGTGCGCAGGACATCGGCGATGTCGTGGTGGCCGACGGACAGCGTGTGGTCGGGGTGCTCACCGACCGGGACATCACCGTGCGGGCGGTCGCCGAGGGCATCGACCCGCTGACGGTGAGTGCCGCGTCGGTGTGCACCCCGGACCCGGTGGTGGTCGGGCCCCAGGACCCGGTGTCGACGGCGGTGGCGCTGATGCGCGAGAAGGCCGTACGCCGCCTGCCGGTCGTCGAGGACGGCCTGCCCGTCGGGATGGTGAGTCTCGGGGACCTCGCTCTGGCGCAGGACCCGGAGAGCGCCCTCGCCGACATCAGCAGGGCCGAACCGGACACGGCCACACGCCCCGCGCCCGACATCCGGGGCCCGGTGTGA
- a CDS encoding type 1 glutamine amidotransferase domain-containing protein yields the protein MRIAFLTAPEGVEQVELTDPWKAATDAGHEPVLVSTKSGEIQAFNHLDKADTFPVDEVVGETSADSFGGLVLPGGVANPDFLRMDPKAVAFVRDFFEQGRPVAAICHAPWTLVEADVVRGRVLTSWPSLRTDIRNAGGTWVDEQVKVCDHGTNKLVTSRKPGDLKAFCETFLEVFAKETA from the coding sequence ATGCGTATCGCGTTTCTGACCGCGCCCGAGGGAGTCGAGCAGGTCGAGCTGACCGACCCCTGGAAGGCGGCCACAGACGCCGGGCACGAACCGGTGCTCGTATCGACGAAGAGCGGCGAGATCCAGGCTTTCAACCACCTCGACAAGGCGGACACGTTCCCCGTCGACGAGGTGGTGGGCGAGACCTCCGCGGACTCCTTCGGCGGGCTGGTGCTGCCGGGCGGGGTCGCCAACCCGGACTTCCTGCGGATGGACCCCAAGGCCGTGGCCTTCGTCCGGGACTTCTTCGAGCAGGGCCGTCCGGTCGCGGCGATCTGCCACGCGCCGTGGACGCTGGTCGAGGCCGACGTCGTACGGGGCCGGGTGCTGACCTCCTGGCCGAGCCTGCGGACCGACATCCGCAACGCGGGCGGCACCTGGGTGGACGAGCAGGTGAAGGTGTGCGACCACGGCACCAACAAGCTCGTCACCAGCCGCAAGCCGGGCGACCTGAAGGCGTTCTGCGAGACGTTCCTGGAGGTGTTCGCGAAGGAGACCGCGTGA
- a CDS encoding DUF6158 family protein, with translation MREHDERGTTMTGVDPGRLDDQQLMKELETIHRTRHDTLLYGSNDALRAHNERMAQLEGEYLRRNPRRFVAPGRTRDGARERAGNGSRDAQTPVGKWGSGSAADRESGPDRSPSA, from the coding sequence ATGAGAGAACACGACGAGCGGGGCACCACGATGACCGGAGTCGACCCGGGCCGGCTGGATGACCAGCAGCTCATGAAAGAGCTGGAGACCATCCACCGCACGCGCCACGACACCCTGCTGTACGGCTCGAACGACGCGCTGCGCGCGCACAACGAACGCATGGCCCAGCTGGAGGGCGAGTACCTGCGTCGCAACCCGCGCCGCTTCGTCGCCCCGGGCCGCACCCGCGACGGCGCCCGGGAACGCGCCGGGAACGGCTCCCGCGACGCACAGACCCCGGTGGGCAAGTGGGGTTCGGGCAGCGCCGCGGACCGTGAGTCCGGCCCGGACCGCAGCCCGAGCGCGTGA
- a CDS encoding baeRF2 domain-containing protein, whose translation MDLAFLHPLYEHPGPWASVYVDLSRHTEDTPLERHLTAEAMARELAGQGADEATCRAVRDAIEELKHSPEPHGRALFARAGQVVLDPPLARAPQRGWAEWAPLPRATPLLDLTGEDAVAVVAYIDRRGADFELRSALARETAGSVTGRQWPVHRTSTVDWSERHFQLRVENTWEHNAAEIADALAVCQEETRADLLILVGSDREQRAVHERLPQRLHDRVVEAPHGAGSRLLDGDVEEARATHVRRHAEAELERFLAARAPDDEGRAGAVEGVPALIEAAREHRVDELVVRPDGGDTHREVWIGEDADQLAVRRTDLKILGEQHSWSARADDALLRSAVATNAPAISLAPAEAAREQDVPVGGLGALLRWS comes from the coding sequence ATGGATCTCGCGTTCCTGCATCCACTCTACGAACATCCGGGCCCCTGGGCCTCCGTCTACGTCGACCTGTCCCGGCATACGGAGGACACGCCGCTCGAACGGCATCTGACGGCCGAGGCGATGGCCCGGGAGCTCGCGGGGCAGGGCGCCGACGAGGCGACCTGCCGGGCCGTGCGGGACGCGATCGAGGAGCTGAAGCACTCGCCGGAGCCGCACGGGCGGGCCCTGTTCGCCCGTGCGGGTCAGGTGGTCCTCGACCCGCCGCTGGCCCGCGCCCCGCAGCGCGGCTGGGCCGAGTGGGCGCCGCTGCCCCGGGCCACCCCGCTGCTGGACCTGACCGGCGAGGACGCGGTGGCCGTGGTGGCCTACATCGACCGCAGGGGCGCCGACTTCGAGCTGCGCAGTGCGCTGGCCCGGGAGACGGCCGGTTCGGTCACCGGACGGCAGTGGCCCGTGCACCGGACGAGCACCGTCGACTGGTCGGAGCGGCACTTCCAGCTGCGGGTGGAGAACACCTGGGAGCACAATGCGGCGGAGATCGCCGACGCACTCGCGGTGTGCCAGGAGGAGACCCGCGCAGACCTGCTGATCCTGGTCGGTTCGGACCGGGAGCAGCGGGCCGTGCACGAGCGGCTGCCCCAGCGGCTGCACGACCGCGTGGTGGAGGCCCCGCACGGGGCGGGCAGCCGGCTGCTCGACGGGGACGTCGAGGAGGCCCGCGCCACTCATGTGCGCCGGCATGCCGAGGCGGAGCTGGAGCGGTTCCTGGCGGCCCGGGCTCCGGACGACGAGGGCCGCGCCGGGGCGGTGGAGGGCGTGCCCGCGCTGATCGAGGCGGCGCGTGAACACCGTGTCGACGAGCTGGTCGTCCGCCCGGACGGCGGTGACACGCACCGCGAGGTGTGGATCGGTGAGGACGCCGACCAGCTGGCGGTCCGTCGTACGGACCTGAAGATCCTCGGCGAACAGCACTCCTGGTCCGCCCGCGCGGACGACGCCCTCCTGCGCTCGGCGGTCGCCACGAACGCCCCCGCGATCTCACTGGCCCCCGCCGAGGCGGCCCGAGAGCAGGACGTGCCGGTGGGCGGCCTGGGCGCCCTGCTGCGCTGGTCGTAA
- a CDS encoding ABC-F family ATP-binding cassette domain-containing protein, whose translation MGHLEAAHIEYHLPDGRALLGDVSFRVGEGAVVALVGPNGAGKTTLLRLLSGELKPHGGTVTVSGGLGVMRQFVGSVRDETTVRDLLVSVSPPRIREAAKAVDAAEHAIMTVDDEAAQLTYAQALADWAEARGYEAETLWDMCTTAALGVPYEKAQWRQVRTLSGGEQKRLVLEALLRGTDEVLLLDEPDNYLDVPGKRWLEERLTETRKTVLFVSHDRELLARTAEKIVSVEPGPAGADAWVHGGGFATYHEARRERFARFEELRRRWDEKHAQLKKLVLNLRQAASVSHEMASRYAAAQTRLRKFEEAGPPPEPPREQDITMRLKGGRTGVRAVTCAGLELTGLMKPFDLEVFYGERVAVLGSNGSGKSHFLRLLAGEDVAHTGEWKLGARVVPGHFAQTHAHPELMGRSLLDILWREHAQDRGAAMSRLRRYELTGQAEQTFDRLSGGQQARFQILLLELQGVTALLLDEPTDNLDLESAEALQEGLEAFDGTVLAVTHDRWFARSFDRFLVFGSDGRVRETPEPVWDERRVERAR comes from the coding sequence ATGGGACATCTGGAAGCCGCGCACATCGAGTACCACCTCCCCGACGGGAGGGCACTGCTCGGCGACGTGTCCTTCCGGGTGGGCGAGGGTGCCGTCGTCGCCCTCGTCGGACCCAACGGCGCCGGCAAGACCACCCTGCTCCGGCTGCTCTCCGGCGAGCTGAAACCGCACGGCGGCACCGTCACCGTGAGCGGCGGGCTCGGCGTGATGCGGCAGTTCGTGGGATCCGTACGGGACGAGACGACCGTACGCGACCTGCTGGTGTCGGTGTCGCCGCCCCGCATCCGTGAGGCCGCGAAGGCCGTCGACGCCGCAGAGCACGCCATCATGACCGTCGACGACGAGGCCGCCCAGCTGACGTACGCGCAGGCGCTCGCCGACTGGGCCGAGGCGCGCGGCTACGAGGCGGAGACGCTGTGGGACATGTGCACCACGGCCGCGCTCGGGGTGCCGTACGAGAAGGCGCAGTGGCGGCAGGTGCGGACCCTGTCCGGCGGCGAGCAGAAACGGCTCGTGCTGGAGGCGCTGTTGCGCGGCACCGACGAGGTGCTGCTGCTCGACGAGCCCGACAACTACCTCGACGTACCCGGCAAACGCTGGCTGGAGGAGCGGCTCACCGAGACCCGCAAAACGGTGCTGTTCGTCTCCCACGACCGCGAACTGCTCGCCCGCACCGCCGAGAAGATCGTCTCCGTGGAACCCGGCCCGGCCGGCGCGGACGCCTGGGTGCACGGCGGCGGCTTCGCGACCTACCACGAGGCCCGGCGTGAACGCTTCGCCCGTTTCGAGGAGTTGCGCAGACGCTGGGACGAGAAGCACGCCCAGCTGAAGAAGCTGGTGCTGAACCTGCGCCAGGCCGCCTCCGTCAGCCACGAGATGGCGTCCCGGTACGCGGCGGCCCAGACCAGGCTGCGCAAGTTCGAGGAGGCGGGCCCGCCGCCGGAGCCGCCGCGCGAGCAGGACATCACCATGCGGCTCAAGGGCGGCCGGACCGGGGTTCGGGCCGTCACCTGCGCGGGCCTCGAACTCACCGGCCTGATGAAGCCGTTCGACCTGGAGGTCTTCTACGGCGAGCGGGTTGCCGTCCTCGGCTCCAACGGCTCCGGCAAGTCGCACTTCCTGCGGCTGCTCGCCGGGGAGGACGTGGCGCACACGGGGGAGTGGAAGCTCGGGGCGCGGGTCGTGCCCGGCCACTTCGCGCAGACGCACGCGCATCCCGAGCTCATGGGCCGCTCCCTACTGGACATCCTGTGGCGGGAGCACGCCCAGGACCGGGGCGCCGCCATGTCGCGGCTGCGGCGCTACGAGCTGACCGGCCAGGCCGAACAGACCTTCGACCGACTCTCGGGTGGCCAGCAGGCCCGCTTCCAGATCCTGCTGCTGGAACTCCAGGGTGTCACCGCCCTGCTCCTCGACGAGCCCACCGACAACCTGGACCTGGAGTCCGCCGAGGCGCTCCAGGAGGGCCTGGAGGCGTTCGACGGCACGGTCCTCGCGGTCACCCACGACCGCTGGTTCGCCCGCTCCTTCGACCGCTTCCTGGTCTTCGGCAGCGACGGCCGCGTCCGGGAGACGCCGGAGCCGGTGTGGGACGAGCGCCGGGTGGAGCGGGCCCGGTAG
- a CDS encoding histidine phosphatase family protein, which produces MRLLLVRHGQTPSNVAYLLDTAVPGPGLTELGERQAAALPAALADEDIEAVYASTLVRTQLTAAPLAAARGLDVIVRDGIRELSAGDLEMLPGDSARGEEYMRIAFAWAAGETALRMPGGESGAEALARYDAVVAEAADSGAGTVAMVSHGAAIRMWTAARADNVDVAFAAAHPLDNTGVVILEGSPADGWKALTWAGATVAPVGEGGPTGRPVDESGHAG; this is translated from the coding sequence ATGCGCCTGCTGCTCGTCCGCCACGGCCAGACCCCGTCCAACGTCGCCTACTTGCTGGACACCGCCGTCCCCGGACCGGGCCTGACCGAACTCGGCGAACGCCAGGCGGCCGCCCTGCCGGCCGCGCTCGCCGACGAGGACATCGAGGCGGTCTACGCCTCCACGCTCGTGCGCACCCAGCTCACCGCCGCGCCGCTCGCCGCGGCCCGCGGCCTCGACGTCATCGTGCGTGACGGCATCCGTGAGCTGTCGGCGGGCGACCTGGAGATGCTGCCGGGCGACTCGGCGCGCGGCGAGGAGTACATGCGGATCGCCTTCGCCTGGGCGGCCGGGGAGACCGCCCTGCGGATGCCGGGCGGGGAGAGCGGCGCGGAGGCGCTCGCGCGGTACGACGCCGTGGTCGCGGAGGCCGCCGACAGTGGCGCCGGGACCGTCGCCATGGTCAGCCACGGCGCCGCGATCCGGATGTGGACGGCCGCCCGCGCCGACAACGTCGACGTGGCCTTCGCCGCCGCGCACCCCCTCGACAACACCGGTGTCGTGATCCTCGAAGGCTCCCCGGCCGACGGCTGGAAGGCCCTGACCTGGGCGGGCGCCACGGTCGCCCCCGTGGGCGAGGGCGGACCCACCGGGCGCCCGGTGGACGAGAGCGGGCACGCGGGATAA
- a CDS encoding bifunctional phosphatase PAP2/diacylglycerol kinase family protein, whose amino-acid sequence MSPDVDLTVPKPGRHVLRERLLALDCRLFEFAAQRHWPAAEPVLPRLSRSANHGLLWFATAGVIAASRTPRARRAAARGVASLALASATINTIGKRSVRRSRPVLDPVPAVRHLKRQPITTSFPSGHSASAAAFAAGVAMESPTWGAVVAPVAFSVAMSRVYTGVHFPSDVLAGAALGVGAALAVRGLVPTRDQVALPPRPRADAPALPEGEGLVVVANTAAGSSDRVRALRDALPRAEVVECVPEDVPDELEKAAARARVLGVCGGDGTVNAAAEIALRRRLPLAVLPGGTLNHFAYDLGVEDVRALARSVQEGHTVRVDVGRFRCGEKWGVFVNTCSLGVYPELVRERDRWSHRIGSWPAGVLAALRVLRADRHPLEAELGGRARPLWLLFAGNGTYHRMGLAPARRMDLADGQLDVRVVHGGRGPALRLLAAALAGPLTRSPAHAAVQVRRLRLSGVAPGTLLAYDGEVTEVEGEVTLEKEPEALVVYRPLPQQN is encoded by the coding sequence ATGAGCCCAGACGTCGACCTCACCGTCCCGAAACCCGGCCGCCACGTCCTGCGCGAGCGGCTGCTCGCGCTGGACTGCCGGCTGTTCGAGTTCGCCGCCCAACGGCACTGGCCCGCCGCCGAACCCGTCCTGCCCAGGCTGAGCCGCAGCGCCAACCACGGTCTGCTGTGGTTCGCGACCGCCGGCGTCATCGCGGCCAGCCGCACCCCGAGGGCCCGCCGGGCCGCCGCACGCGGTGTGGCCTCCCTCGCCCTGGCCTCGGCCACCATCAACACCATCGGCAAGCGCAGCGTGCGCCGCTCGCGCCCGGTCCTCGACCCCGTGCCGGCCGTCCGCCATCTGAAGCGGCAGCCGATCACCACGTCGTTCCCGTCCGGCCACTCCGCCTCGGCCGCGGCCTTCGCGGCCGGCGTGGCCATGGAGTCCCCGACCTGGGGAGCCGTCGTCGCCCCGGTGGCGTTCTCGGTGGCCATGTCGCGCGTCTACACCGGCGTCCACTTCCCGAGCGACGTGCTGGCGGGCGCGGCCCTCGGCGTGGGTGCCGCGTTGGCGGTACGGGGGCTGGTGCCGACCCGCGACCAGGTCGCCCTGCCGCCCCGGCCGCGCGCCGACGCCCCGGCGCTGCCCGAGGGCGAGGGGCTGGTCGTCGTCGCCAACACGGCGGCGGGCAGTTCCGACCGGGTGCGGGCGCTGCGCGACGCGCTGCCCCGGGCGGAGGTCGTGGAGTGCGTGCCGGAGGACGTGCCGGACGAGTTGGAGAAGGCGGCCGCCCGGGCCCGGGTGCTCGGTGTGTGCGGCGGCGACGGCACGGTGAACGCGGCCGCCGAGATCGCCCTGCGCCGTCGTCTGCCGCTCGCCGTGCTGCCCGGTGGCACGCTCAACCACTTCGCGTACGACCTTGGTGTGGAGGACGTCCGGGCGCTGGCCCGATCAGTTCAGGAGGGGCACACGGTCCGGGTGGACGTCGGCCGGTTCCGCTGCGGCGAGAAGTGGGGCGTCTTCGTGAACACGTGCAGCCTGGGCGTCTATCCGGAGCTGGTGCGTGAGCGGGACCGCTGGTCGCACCGGATCGGCAGCTGGCCCGCCGGGGTGCTGGCGGCGCTGCGTGTCCTGCGCGCCGACCGGCATCCGCTGGAGGCCGAACTCGGCGGCCGGGCACGGCCGTTGTGGCTGCTGTTCGCGGGGAACGGCACCTACCACCGGATGGGGCTCGCGCCGGCCCGCCGTATGGACCTCGCGGACGGGCAGCTCGACGTGCGGGTCGTGCACGGCGGCCGGGGTCCGGCGCTGCGGCTGCTCGCCGCCGCCCTCGCCGGCCCGCTGACCCGCTCCCCCGCCCACGCCGCCGTCCAGGTCCGCCGGCTGCGGCTGTCCGGCGTCGCCCCGGGCACGCTCCTCGCCTACGACGGCGAGGTCACCGAGGTGGAAGGCGAGGTGACGCTGGAGAAGGAGCCGGAGGCGCTGGTGGTCTACCGGCCGCTCCCCCAGCAGAACTGA
- a CDS encoding class I SAM-dependent methyltransferase, with amino-acid sequence MPKAQETAVYTHGHHESVLRSHIWRTAANSAAYLLGSLKPRMRILDIGCGPGTITADLAALVPDGHVTGVDRAPEILDRARATAMDRGLTNVDFAVADVHALDFPDDTFCVVHAHQVLQHVGDPVQALREMKRVTRPGGLIAARDGDYAAMTWYPGSPGLDDWLELYRRVARANGGEPDAGRRLKAWALRAGLTDVTATSSTWTFAAPDEREWWSGLWADRTLASAYARQATEGGHATEEQLRAMARAWREWGKAADGWFGVLHGEILCRKEG; translated from the coding sequence ATGCCGAAAGCGCAGGAGACCGCCGTCTACACGCACGGGCACCACGAGTCCGTGCTGCGTTCGCACATCTGGCGGACCGCCGCCAATTCGGCGGCGTACCTCCTCGGCTCGCTGAAGCCGCGCATGCGGATCCTGGACATCGGCTGCGGGCCCGGCACCATCACCGCCGACCTGGCCGCACTGGTCCCGGACGGGCACGTCACCGGCGTCGACCGGGCGCCGGAGATCCTGGACCGGGCGCGCGCCACGGCCATGGACCGGGGACTGACCAACGTGGACTTCGCGGTCGCCGACGTGCACGCCCTGGACTTCCCCGACGACACGTTCTGCGTGGTCCACGCCCACCAGGTGCTCCAGCACGTCGGCGACCCGGTGCAGGCGCTGCGCGAGATGAAGCGGGTGACGAGGCCGGGCGGGCTGATCGCCGCCCGCGACGGGGACTACGCCGCGATGACCTGGTACCCCGGCTCACCCGGCCTGGACGACTGGCTGGAGCTGTACCGGCGGGTGGCCCGCGCCAACGGGGGTGAGCCGGACGCGGGGCGGCGGCTGAAGGCCTGGGCGCTGCGGGCGGGGCTCACCGACGTCACGGCCACGTCGAGCACCTGGACCTTCGCGGCGCCGGACGAGCGGGAGTGGTGGAGCGGCCTGTGGGCGGACCGCACCCTGGCGTCCGCCTACGCGCGGCAGGCCACCGAGGGCGGTCATGCCACCGAGGAACAGTTGCGGGCCATGGCTCGGGCGTGGCGGGAGTGGGGGAAAGCGGCCGACGGCTGGTTCGGCGTTCTGCACGGAGAAATTCTGTGCCGCAAGGAAGGCTGA
- a CDS encoding hydrophobic protein: MVPILLVLLLVLILFGAGFAVEVLWYIAIAVLVLWLLGFLLRGTTAGGGRGRWYRW, encoded by the coding sequence ATGGTTCCCATCCTGCTCGTACTGCTTCTCGTACTCATTCTCTTCGGCGCCGGATTCGCCGTCGAGGTGCTCTGGTACATCGCCATCGCGGTGCTGGTCCTGTGGCTCCTGGGTTTCCTGCTTCGTGGCACGACCGCGGGCGGTGGCAGGGGACGCTGGTACCGGTGGTGA
- a CDS encoding gas vesicle protein K has translation MTAPRNRLELEPDTVERDLVKLVLTVVELLRQLMERQALRRFDEGDLSEEQEERIGLTLMLLDDRMTELRERYGLRPEDLNLDLGPLGPLLPRE, from the coding sequence GTGACAGCTCCCCGCAACCGACTCGAACTGGAGCCCGACACGGTCGAACGTGACCTGGTCAAACTCGTCCTGACCGTGGTGGAGCTGCTACGCCAGCTGATGGAGCGGCAGGCGCTGCGCCGGTTCGACGAGGGCGACCTGAGCGAGGAGCAGGAGGAGCGGATCGGGCTCACGCTGATGCTCCTCGACGACCGTATGACCGAGCTGCGTGAGCGCTACGGACTGCGGCCCGAGGACCTGAATCTGGACCTCGGGCCGCTCGGACCTCTGCTGCCCCGGGAGTGA
- a CDS encoding gas vesicle protein, producing MTVIERREIALVDLLDRLLAGGVVITGDVTLRIADVDLVRIDLNALISSVNAQVPAPWGDST from the coding sequence GTGACGGTGATCGAACGCCGTGAGATCGCCCTGGTGGACCTGCTCGACCGGCTGCTGGCCGGCGGTGTGGTGATCACCGGCGATGTCACCCTGCGCATCGCGGACGTCGACCTCGTCCGCATCGACCTCAACGCACTGATCAGCTCCGTGAACGCACAGGTGCCGGCCCCCTGGGGTGATTCGACGTGA
- a CDS encoding GvpL/GvpF family gas vesicle protein: MTGLRYVYAVCRPFDAALQSQLTGVAGAPPKLLHHRGLIAVVSTVPERDFAEEPLRAHLEDLDWLTATARAHQGVIDALTTVTTPLPLRLGTVFRDDSGVRMMLEAREGDFLRTLDRLTGRVEWGVKVYAESAAAESAESVESGETAQGPDAENGWVAGKAMSGRDYLRRRSQSVKERESGLRKAEDFADRLHERLASHAEDSRLHAPQSAQLSGASGRNVLNAAYLVPRAQSEEFVEIVDRTKGEMPGIRVELTGPWAAYSFAGEKP; this comes from the coding sequence ATGACCGGACTGCGGTACGTGTACGCCGTCTGCCGCCCCTTCGACGCGGCCCTGCAGTCCCAGCTGACCGGCGTGGCCGGCGCGCCGCCCAAGCTGCTGCACCACCGCGGCCTGATCGCGGTGGTCAGTACGGTGCCGGAGCGGGACTTCGCCGAGGAGCCGCTGCGCGCCCATCTGGAGGACCTCGACTGGCTCACCGCCACGGCCCGGGCCCACCAGGGCGTGATCGACGCGCTCACCACGGTGACGACGCCGCTGCCCCTCCGGCTGGGCACGGTCTTCCGCGACGACAGCGGCGTACGGATGATGCTGGAGGCCCGCGAGGGCGATTTCCTGCGCACTCTGGACCGGCTGACGGGCCGGGTGGAATGGGGCGTGAAGGTGTACGCCGAATCGGCGGCCGCGGAATCTGCGGAATCCGTGGAATCCGGGGAAACCGCGCAGGGCCCGGATGCGGAAAACGGGTGGGTGGCCGGAAAGGCCATGTCCGGACGGGACTATTTGCGCCGCCGCAGCCAGAGCGTCAAAGAACGCGAGTCGGGCCTCAGGAAAGCCGAGGACTTCGCGGACCGGCTGCACGAAAGGCTCGCCTCGCACGCCGAGGACTCGCGGCTGCACGCGCCCCAGAGCGCTCAGCTGTCCGGTGCCTCGGGCCGCAATGTGCTGAACGCGGCCTATCTGGTGCCGCGCGCCCAGTCCGAGGAGTTCGTGGAGATCGTGGATCGTACGAAGGGCGAGATGCCGGGAATCCGGGTGGAACTCACCGGCCCCTGGGCGGCCTATTCCTTCGCGGGGGAAAAGCCGTGA
- a CDS encoding gas vesicle protein: MTSPSRLPEPYGHDGGANLADILERVLDKGVVIAGDIRINLLDIELLTIKLRLIVASVDKAKEMGIDWWEDDPALSSGARRKELARENAELRERLAALETGRAQEESP; encoded by the coding sequence ATGACGTCACCGAGCCGCCTGCCCGAGCCCTACGGCCACGACGGGGGCGCCAACCTCGCCGACATCCTGGAACGGGTGCTCGACAAGGGCGTCGTCATCGCCGGCGACATCCGGATCAACCTGCTCGACATCGAACTGCTCACCATCAAGCTGCGGCTCATCGTCGCCTCCGTCGACAAGGCGAAGGAGATGGGCATCGACTGGTGGGAGGACGACCCGGCCCTGTCGTCGGGCGCTCGCCGCAAGGAACTCGCCCGGGAGAACGCCGAGTTGCGCGAGCGGCTGGCGGCGCTGGAGACCGGCCGCGCACAGGAGGAGAGCCCATGA
- a CDS encoding SRPBCC family protein, with the protein MSETLGSAGSTAGRAAGGNPLADVARSEAAERLKAEAQEYVAAQATRLLTGLGRRLGETTGKLNDIAEGRSPGFARLALDGGRKLAEGKGPVRSALELGASRAKDNVVGALKNLTGGKGGRKGGSGHRPTVIIEYVDVGVPLRTAYDQWTRYQDFSTFAKGVKSAERADDTTSDWQLKVFWSNRSWKAHTTEQVPDDRIAWTSEGAKGTTKGVVSFHRLADNLTRVLLVIEYYPKGLFEKTGNLWRAQGRRARLDLKNFARHITLRGEAEDGWRGEIRDGEVVHGHDEALAEEEGAEDEDGGYEEYEEEPEEDYEDEEPRAEGEPGPEKETDELEEPEETEEPEEIDDEYRDEYADARSRR; encoded by the coding sequence ATGAGTGAGACGCTCGGATCGGCGGGGTCCACGGCGGGCCGGGCGGCCGGTGGCAATCCGCTGGCCGACGTGGCCCGCAGTGAGGCCGCCGAGCGGCTGAAGGCGGAGGCCCAGGAGTACGTGGCCGCGCAGGCCACCCGGCTGCTCACCGGCCTCGGTCGCAGGCTCGGCGAGACGACTGGCAAGCTGAACGACATCGCCGAGGGCCGCAGCCCCGGGTTCGCGCGACTCGCGCTCGACGGCGGCCGCAAGCTCGCCGAGGGCAAGGGCCCCGTCCGCTCGGCGCTGGAGCTCGGCGCCTCGCGGGCCAAGGACAACGTGGTCGGCGCGCTGAAGAACCTGACCGGCGGCAAGGGCGGACGCAAGGGCGGCTCCGGTCACCGGCCCACCGTGATCATCGAGTACGTCGACGTGGGCGTACCACTGCGCACCGCCTACGACCAGTGGACCCGCTACCAGGACTTCAGCACCTTCGCCAAGGGCGTCAAGAGCGCCGAGCGCGCCGACGACACCACCTCGGACTGGCAGCTGAAGGTCTTCTGGTCCAACCGCAGCTGGAAGGCCCACACCACCGAACAGGTCCCCGACGACCGGATCGCCTGGACCTCGGAAGGCGCCAAGGGCACCACCAAGGGCGTCGTCTCCTTCCACCGGCTCGCCGACAACCTCACCCGGGTCCTGCTGGTGATCGAGTACTACCCGAAGGGCCTGTTCGAGAAGACCGGCAACCTCTGGCGGGCCCAGGGCCGCCGGGCCCGGCTCGACCTGAAGAACTTCGCCCGCCACATCACCCTCAGGGGCGAGGCGGAGGACGGCTGGCGCGGGGAGATCCGCGACGGCGAGGTCGTACACGGCCATGACGAGGCGCTCGCCGAGGAGGAGGGCGCCGAGGACGAGGACGGCGGGTACGAGGAGTACGAAGAGGAGCCGGAAGAGGACTACGAGGACGAGGAACCCCGCGCGGAAGGGGAACCCGGACCGGAGAAGGAGACCGACGAACTCGAGGAGCCTGAGGAGACAGAGGAGCCTGAGGAGATCGACGACGAGTACCGGGACGAGTACGCCGACGCCCGGAGCCGTCGATGA